From Candidatus Syntrophosphaera sp., one genomic window encodes:
- a CDS encoding 2-hydroxyacyl-CoA dehydratase encodes MKNKRIGFTTSFPVEVVFAAGHIPIDLNNIFMEGDSPEHIRNAELKGFPRTVCSWIKGNFAAALSARLDEVVGIVQGDCSNGASLTAMLAEEGLPVWHFSFPQEREYALLDAEVRRLEEHYEVSRDEVLRVKRRLDQIRAKLKTLDEWTWQERLVTGRENHLWLVNSSDFQGDPDRYEEELDTFMREAQKRDPLPTGLRCAYLGVPPIYRDIYDRILEQGADVVFNEVQRQFSMPSLLPDIVGQYLVYTYPYSVFERLEDILPELAKRSVDVVVSYTQSFCHLQIDNILLKKHISLPFLTLEGDRPEELDSRTLLRLESFFEVHG; translated from the coding sequence ATGAAGAATAAGCGGATCGGCTTCACCACCTCCTTCCCCGTGGAAGTCGTCTTCGCCGCGGGGCATATCCCCATCGACCTGAACAACATCTTCATGGAGGGCGATTCCCCGGAACACATCCGCAACGCTGAACTGAAGGGTTTTCCCCGCACCGTCTGTTCCTGGATCAAGGGCAATTTCGCCGCGGCGCTATCAGCCCGTCTGGATGAAGTGGTGGGCATCGTGCAGGGCGATTGCTCCAACGGCGCTTCCCTGACCGCGATGCTGGCCGAAGAAGGCCTGCCGGTCTGGCATTTTTCCTTTCCCCAAGAGCGCGAATACGCCCTTCTGGATGCTGAGGTCCGCCGTTTGGAAGAACACTATGAGGTCAGCCGGGACGAGGTTTTGCGGGTGAAGCGACGCCTGGACCAGATCCGCGCCAAACTCAAGACCCTGGATGAATGGACCTGGCAGGAAAGGCTGGTCACGGGCAGAGAAAACCACCTCTGGTTGGTAAATTCCTCCGATTTCCAGGGCGATCCCGACCGCTACGAAGAAGAGCTCGATACCTTCATGCGGGAAGCGCAAAAACGCGATCCGCTCCCGACCGGCCTGCGCTGCGCCTATCTGGGCGTTCCGCCGATCTATCGCGATATCTATGACCGCATCCTGGAGCAAGGCGCGGATGTGGTCTTCAACGAGGTCCAGCGCCAGTTCTCCATGCCCTCCCTGCTGCCGGACATCGTCGGCCAATACCTCGTTTACACCTATCCCTACAGCGTTTTCGAGCGCTTGGAGGACATTCTCCCGGAACTGGCCAAACGCAGCGTGGACGTGGTGGTCAGCTACACCCAGTCCTTCTGCCATCTACAGATCGACAATATCCTGCTCAAAAAACACATCAGCCTGCCGTTCCTGACTCTGGAAGGCGACCGGCCGGAAGAACTGGACAGCAGGACCCTGCTGCGTTTGGAGAGCTTTTTCGAGGTGCACGGATGA
- the mnmA gene encoding tRNA 2-thiouridine(34) synthase MnmA, with amino-acid sequence MKKRVLLGMSGGIDSSISALLLLEQGYEVIGATMSFWDNRIAFSDWPRHGCYGPHERENIAAAEQICRQNGIPHHIISLHTEFSQCVLSYFCSTYLDGKTPNPCVRCNQQIKFGFFIQKAREQGLEFDLFATGHYARVKNDPASGRWQLLRAADPLKDQSYFLSYLSQEQLSQTIFPLGGMTKGEVRKLSADKGLGHLQDKDESQDFLNEEVYNLVFPQEVFRPGDIVDPEGKVLGRHRGLLHFTIGQRKHLGISGMPEPYYVTAIDAAENRIVVGPQSLLYADKLVAERVNWVSIPGLESELRAETKIRLGHEAAPCVLRPLENGQVEVVFDEPQLSITPGQVAVFHAGEVILGGGTIV; translated from the coding sequence ATGAAGAAACGAGTACTCTTGGGCATGAGCGGTGGGATCGATTCCAGCATCAGCGCCCTGCTCCTGTTGGAGCAGGGTTACGAGGTGATCGGCGCCACGATGTCCTTCTGGGACAACCGGATAGCTTTTTCAGACTGGCCCCGCCACGGCTGCTACGGGCCCCACGAGCGGGAAAACATAGCCGCAGCGGAACAGATTTGCCGCCAAAACGGCATTCCGCATCACATCATCAGCCTGCATACAGAATTCTCCCAATGCGTCCTCTCCTATTTCTGCTCCACCTATTTGGATGGAAAAACTCCCAATCCCTGCGTGCGCTGCAACCAGCAGATCAAATTCGGGTTTTTCATCCAAAAAGCCCGGGAACAAGGGCTCGAATTCGATCTTTTTGCCACCGGCCATTACGCCCGCGTGAAAAATGATCCAGCTTCGGGCCGCTGGCAGCTTTTACGAGCCGCCGATCCGCTCAAGGACCAGTCATATTTCCTTAGCTACCTATCCCAGGAACAGCTATCCCAAACCATCTTTCCCCTGGGCGGCATGACCAAGGGCGAAGTGCGGAAACTGTCTGCGGACAAAGGTTTGGGGCATCTGCAGGACAAGGACGAAAGCCAGGATTTTCTCAATGAGGAGGTCTACAACCTGGTTTTCCCCCAGGAGGTTTTCCGCCCCGGAGATATCGTCGATCCAGAGGGCAAGGTGCTCGGCAGGCATCGCGGCCTGCTGCATTTCACGATCGGCCAGCGCAAGCATCTGGGCATCAGCGGAATGCCCGAGCCCTACTATGTCACGGCCATCGACGCGGCCGAAAACCGGATTGTGGTGGGACCCCAATCCCTGCTCTATGCTGACAAACTGGTGGCGGAAAGGGTGAACTGGGTCTCCATTCCCGGCCTTGAATCGGAGCTGCGGGCCGAAACCAAGATCCGCCTGGGCCACGAGGCCGCGCCCTGCGTCTTGAGGCCGCTGGAAAATGGACAGGTGGAAGTGGTCTTTGACGAGCCCCAGCTTTCCATCACGCCAGGCCAAGTGGCTGTTTTTCATGCCGGGGAGGTAATTCTGGGGGGAGGAACGATAGTATGA
- a CDS encoding DUF3147 family protein: MMYYALKIIISAFLILVISEISKRSTLIGAIFASMPLVSFLAILWLYRETKDTKQIAALSNDIFWLVLPSLLFFIVFPLLLRRALNFYLAFAISLTVMLAGYFLMSLILRAK; the protein is encoded by the coding sequence ATGATGTATTACGCGCTCAAGATAATCATTTCAGCCTTCCTGATCCTGGTGATCAGCGAGATCTCCAAACGCAGCACCCTGATCGGGGCGATCTTTGCTTCGATGCCTCTGGTCTCCTTCCTGGCGATCCTCTGGCTATACCGGGAAACCAAGGACACCAAGCAGATCGCCGCCTTGTCCAATGACATTTTCTGGCTCGTTTTGCCCTCGCTGCTGTTCTTCATCGTGTTTCCCCTGCTGCTGAGACGCGCCCTGAATTTCTACCTCGCCTTCGCCATCTCCCTGACTGTGATGCTGGCCGGCTATTTCCTGATGTCCCTGATCCTCAGGGCCAAATAG
- a CDS encoding phosphoribosylaminoimidazolesuccinocarboxamide synthase, with product MYQQISKLPIVKQSHQGKVRDIHDLGEQLLIVTSDRISAFDVVFPEPIPGKGIILNQIAVHVFKTTSHIVDNHFLTDAVEDYPAEFKPFHDYLRGRSMLVKKCRVIPIECIVRGYISGSAWSEYKKSGTIGGMLISEELQESQKFSQPLFTPSTKATEGHDENISYREMLSLMDSKIAEFLKNKSLELYKYAHGLLLPKGIVLADTKFEFGTIGDRILLVDEALTPDSSRFWNLEEYGIGMSPPSFDKQIVRDYLLQTGWNKRPPAPKLPEEIKQRALAKYRQIQDIILEGNA from the coding sequence ATGTACCAACAGATCAGTAAGTTACCTATAGTTAAACAAAGCCACCAAGGCAAGGTGCGCGATATCCATGACCTGGGCGAGCAGCTCCTGATCGTAACCAGTGACCGCATTTCCGCCTTCGACGTGGTCTTTCCGGAGCCGATCCCCGGCAAGGGCATTATCCTCAACCAGATCGCAGTGCATGTCTTCAAAACCACCTCCCACATCGTGGACAACCATTTCCTGACAGACGCGGTGGAGGACTACCCGGCCGAATTCAAGCCTTTCCACGACTATCTGCGGGGTCGGAGCATGCTGGTGAAAAAATGCCGCGTGATCCCCATCGAATGCATAGTTCGCGGTTATATCAGCGGCTCGGCCTGGAGCGAATACAAGAAATCGGGAACCATCGGCGGCATGCTGATCTCCGAAGAATTGCAGGAAAGCCAGAAATTCTCCCAACCGCTGTTCACGCCATCCACCAAAGCCACCGAAGGCCACGACGAGAACATCAGCTACCGGGAGATGCTCAGCTTAATGGACAGCAAGATCGCCGAGTTCCTCAAAAACAAGTCCCTCGAGCTCTATAAATACGCTCACGGGCTCCTGCTTCCCAAGGGCATCGTCCTGGCGGACACCAAATTCGAGTTTGGCACCATCGGCGACAGGATACTCCTGGTCGATGAAGCCCTGACGCCTGATTCCTCGAGGTTTTGGAATCTGGAGGAATACGGCATCGGCATGAGCCCGCCCAGCTTTGATAAACAGATCGTGCGCGATTACCTGCTCCAAACCGGCTGGAACAAACGCCCCCCGGCCCCGAAGCTGCCTGAGGAGATCAAACAGCGTGCCCTGGCCAAATACAGGCAGATCCAGGATATCATTCTGGAAGGCAACGCGTAG